A window from Flavobacterium gyeonganense encodes these proteins:
- the mutL gene encoding DNA mismatch repair endonuclease MutL, producing MSSIIQLLPDHVANQIAAGEVVQRPASVVKELLENAVDANATDIKLIIKDAGKSLVQVIDNGKGMSVTDARLCFERHATSKIRQAEDLFSLCTKGFRGEALASIAAIAHMEMKTRQDQEELGTHIVIEGSKFISQEVAVLPKGTSFAVKNLFFNIPARRNFLKSDTVEFRHVMDEFQRVALAHPNIHFTFYHNGSEMYNLPASGYRQRIVGIMSGKTNEKLVPVNEDTEIINIQGFVCKPEFAKKSRGEQFFFVNDRFIKSGYLHHAVMAAYEGLLKDGSQPSYFLYLQVPPNTIDINIHPTKTEIKFDDEQALYAILRASIKHSLGQFNVAPVLDFDRDSNLDTPYHYKDLEAETPTIQVDGNFNPFTDDKTNQHYSKAGLGSGYSSGSSSSGTLHSGSSYSGYSKRVEPTASWESLYVGLDLDNAESIESSPFTFENEEVTSSLFNDDEVEQASQKTYQIHKKYIVSPIKSGMVIVDQQRAHQRILYEQFLLNMTVNQASSQQLLFPLNLFYSSDEMALIEELKPSLETTGFVFEETQSDHVVISGIPVNITESEVSLVIEELLSDLQDGIPASSYSQNDTIAKSMAKSLAVKTGSYLTEKEQDNLVNGLFACKDPNISPFQKPTFITMRVEDIDKKFAL from the coding sequence ATGTCGAGTATTATTCAATTACTTCCTGATCATGTTGCCAATCAAATTGCTGCCGGAGAGGTAGTACAAAGACCTGCTTCGGTTGTAAAAGAGCTTTTAGAAAATGCAGTTGATGCTAATGCGACTGATATTAAATTGATTATAAAAGATGCTGGAAAATCACTAGTTCAGGTGATTGATAATGGCAAAGGAATGAGTGTTACTGACGCGCGTTTGTGTTTTGAACGTCATGCGACCTCAAAAATTCGTCAGGCCGAAGATTTGTTTTCGTTGTGTACTAAAGGTTTCCGTGGAGAAGCTTTAGCTTCGATTGCGGCGATTGCTCATATGGAAATGAAAACCAGACAGGATCAGGAGGAATTAGGAACGCATATTGTTATTGAAGGAAGTAAATTTATTTCGCAGGAAGTAGCAGTTTTACCAAAAGGAACTTCTTTTGCGGTTAAAAATTTATTTTTTAATATTCCTGCCAGACGTAATTTTCTCAAATCGGATACGGTTGAATTTCGTCATGTTATGGATGAATTTCAACGTGTTGCTTTGGCGCATCCAAATATTCATTTTACTTTTTATCACAACGGAAGCGAGATGTATAATTTGCCGGCTTCAGGTTATCGCCAGCGTATAGTGGGTATAATGTCAGGAAAAACGAATGAAAAATTGGTTCCTGTTAATGAAGATACTGAAATTATAAACATTCAGGGGTTTGTATGTAAACCGGAATTTGCCAAGAAAAGCAGGGGCGAGCAGTTCTTTTTTGTAAACGATCGTTTTATAAAGAGTGGTTATTTGCATCATGCAGTTATGGCTGCTTACGAAGGGCTTTTAAAAGATGGCTCACAGCCAAGTTATTTCTTATACCTGCAAGTTCCGCCGAATACAATCGATATTAATATTCATCCAACAAAGACAGAGATAAAGTTTGATGATGAACAGGCTTTGTATGCTATTCTAAGGGCTTCGATTAAACATAGTTTAGGTCAGTTTAATGTAGCGCCGGTTCTTGATTTTGATCGGGATTCGAATTTGGATACACCTTATCACTATAAAGATTTAGAAGCCGAAACACCCACGATTCAGGTTGATGGAAATTTTAATCCTTTTACGGATGACAAAACAAATCAGCATTATTCAAAAGCCGGTTTGGGGTCGGGTTATAGTTCCGGATCATCATCTTCAGGGACCTTGCATTCAGGTTCATCTTATTCAGGTTATTCTAAAAGAGTTGAACCAACAGCAAGCTGGGAAAGTTTGTATGTTGGGCTGGATTTAGATAATGCAGAAAGCATTGAAAGTTCACCATTTACATTCGAAAATGAGGAAGTTACTTCTTCACTCTTTAATGATGATGAAGTAGAGCAGGCAAGCCAAAAAACATATCAGATACATAAAAAATATATCGTTTCGCCGATAAAATCAGGAATGGTAATTGTGGATCAGCAGCGGGCTCATCAGCGTATTTTATATGAACAATTTTTGCTGAACATGACGGTAAATCAGGCTTCAAGTCAGCAATTGTTGTTTCCATTGAATTTGTTTTATTCATCAGATGAAATGGCATTGATAGAAGAGCTTAAACCTTCATTAGAAACAACAGGCTTTGTTTTCGAAGAAACACAATCTGATCATGTTGTGATTTCAGGAATTCCTGTTAATATTACCGAAAGCGAAGTTTCTCTTGTAATCGAAGAATTATTAAGTGATTTACAAGACGGAATTCCAGCCAGCAGTTACAGTCAAAATGATACAATAGCCAAATCAATGGCCAAAAGTTTAGCGGTTAAAACCGGGTCTTATTTAACCGAAAAAGAGCAGGATAATTTAGTAAATGGATTATTTGCCTGTAAAGATCCTAATATTTCACCTTTTCAAAAACCTACTTTCATTACCATGCGTGTGGAAGATATAGATAAAAAGTTTGCCTTATGA
- the ribH gene encoding 6,7-dimethyl-8-ribityllumazine synthase, whose product MATENKNLSEYDKNTIPNAKDFRFGIVVSEWNDTITEGLYNGAFEALIDCDVPAQQIIRWNVPGSFELIYGAKKMLQTQNVDAVIVIGCVIQGQTKHFDFVCEGVTQGIKDLNVQTDIPVIFCVLTDNTMQQSIDRSGGIHGNKGTEAAIAAIKMAYIRQQASISHPFSQPLLSSGAIQIEETPRKIENE is encoded by the coding sequence ATGGCTACCGAAAATAAAAATTTATCAGAATACGATAAAAACACAATCCCAAATGCGAAAGATTTTCGATTTGGGATTGTTGTTTCTGAGTGGAATGACACTATAACCGAAGGACTTTATAATGGTGCTTTTGAAGCACTAATTGACTGCGATGTTCCTGCACAGCAAATTATCCGCTGGAATGTTCCGGGAAGTTTTGAATTGATTTATGGTGCAAAAAAAATGTTGCAGACACAAAATGTAGATGCAGTTATTGTAATTGGTTGTGTGATTCAGGGACAGACAAAACATTTTGATTTTGTTTGTGAAGGTGTAACACAAGGAATTAAAGATCTGAATGTTCAGACGGATATCCCTGTAATATTTTGCGTCCTGACAGATAATACAATGCAACAGTCAATTGACAGAAGCGGAGGGATTCACGGGAACAAGGGGACAGAAGCCGCTATTGCTGCCATAAAAATGGCTTACATTCGTCAGCAGGCTTCTATTTCGCATCCTTTTAGTCAGCCATTGCTCTCTTCAGGGGCGATTCAGATTGAAGAGACTCCCAGAAAAATTGAGAACGAATAA
- a CDS encoding tetratricopeptide repeat protein, with translation MATYNKRGYKAPKEKEVKEVTEETQVVIDEKDSTTAGVFSKLDETASRTEDWVAKNQKIIIGLVAGIAVLTIGYLAYQKFIEAPKQDEAANEMFVAQQNFQKATDGVASDSLYKLALNGSEGKFGFVKIADEYSGTDAGNLANYYAGMAYLNTGKFDEAIKYLGEFKSDDMILSALAKGAIGDAYSQKNNQKEALDYYVKAAESNKNDFTTPRFLLKAGKTAIALGQKEDALKYLTDIKENFDGTPEAASVDALIGLAQ, from the coding sequence ATGGCTACTTACAATAAAAGAGGATATAAAGCACCAAAGGAAAAGGAAGTTAAAGAAGTAACTGAAGAAACACAGGTAGTAATTGATGAAAAAGACAGTACAACTGCTGGTGTTTTTTCAAAATTAGATGAAACTGCTTCAAGAACTGAGGATTGGGTTGCTAAAAATCAAAAAATCATTATTGGTTTAGTTGCTGGTATTGCTGTATTAACTATTGGCTATTTGGCTTACCAAAAATTTATTGAAGCTCCTAAACAGGATGAAGCTGCTAACGAAATGTTTGTTGCACAGCAAAATTTCCAAAAAGCTACTGATGGTGTAGCAAGCGATTCATTATACAAATTGGCTTTGAATGGTTCTGAAGGTAAATTCGGATTTGTCAAAATTGCTGATGAATATTCAGGAACTGATGCAGGGAACTTAGCTAATTATTATGCTGGTATGGCTTATTTGAACACTGGTAAATTTGACGAGGCGATCAAATATTTAGGAGAGTTTAAATCAGATGACATGATTTTAAGCGCTTTGGCTAAAGGTGCAATTGGAGATGCTTATTCTCAAAAAAACAATCAAAAAGAAGCTCTTGATTATTATGTAAAAGCTGCTGAGTCTAATAAAAATGATTTCACAACACCTCGTTTTTTATTAAAAGCAGGTAAAACCGCTATAGCTTTAGGACAAAAAGAAGATGCTCTGAAATACCTTACAGATATTAAAGAGAACTTTGACGGAACTCCGGAAGCAGCTTCAGTTGATGCCTTGATTGGATTAGCGCAATAA
- the recF gene encoding DNA replication/repair protein RecF (All proteins in this family for which functions are known are DNA-binding proteins that assist the filamentation of RecA onto DNA for the initiation of recombination or recombinational repair.), which produces MHLNKISLFNYKNFSEISFDFDRKINCFVGKNGIGKTNVLDAIYHLAYGKSYFNPLAVQNIKHGEEFFVIDAELEKNDRKEQIVCSLKKGQKKVLKRNGKAYDKFSDHIGFIPLVIISPADRDLIVEGSETRRKFMDSVISQLDSTYLHQLIQYQKVIVQRNALLKYFALNHTFDNDTLSIYNEQLNEYGKSIFEKRKDFLEQFVPIFNVHHQVITGSEESVQLVYESHLSEKNLLTLLQENINKDRALHYTTVGIHKDDLSFEIDSHPIKKFGSQGQQKSFLIALKLAQFEFLKKQSGVKPILLFDDIFDKLDETRVSKIIEMVNSETFGQLFISDTHPERTETIVKSTHQSYKIFNL; this is translated from the coding sequence ATGCATTTAAACAAGATTTCCTTATTCAATTACAAAAATTTCTCCGAAATCAGTTTCGATTTTGACCGTAAAATCAATTGTTTTGTCGGCAAAAACGGAATTGGCAAGACCAATGTGCTTGATGCCATTTACCATCTGGCTTACGGAAAAAGCTATTTCAATCCCCTTGCCGTTCAAAACATAAAACACGGAGAAGAGTTTTTTGTAATTGACGCCGAATTAGAAAAGAATGACAGAAAGGAGCAAATTGTCTGCAGTTTAAAAAAAGGACAAAAAAAGGTTTTAAAAAGAAATGGAAAAGCTTATGATAAATTTTCAGATCATATCGGATTTATTCCGTTAGTCATTATTTCGCCAGCAGACCGTGATTTAATTGTGGAAGGAAGCGAAACGCGCCGTAAATTTATGGATAGCGTGATTTCACAATTAGACTCCACGTATCTGCATCAGCTTATTCAGTATCAGAAAGTAATTGTACAGCGAAATGCTCTTTTAAAATATTTTGCGCTGAACCATACTTTTGACAATGATACCTTATCTATATATAATGAGCAATTAAATGAATACGGAAAATCGATTTTTGAAAAACGAAAAGATTTTCTGGAACAATTTGTACCTATATTTAATGTACACCATCAAGTCATTACAGGTTCTGAAGAATCAGTACAATTAGTTTACGAAAGTCATTTATCCGAAAAAAACTTATTGACACTTTTACAAGAAAACATCAATAAAGATCGTGCCTTACATTATACAACTGTCGGAATTCATAAAGATGATTTGTCTTTTGAAATTGATTCGCATCCCATAAAAAAATTCGGTTCACAAGGTCAGCAGAAATCATTTTTGATTGCCTTAAAACTGGCTCAATTTGAATTTTTGAAGAAACAAAGCGGTGTAAAACCTATTTTACTTTTTGACGATATTTTTGACAAACTTGATGAAACCCGTGTTTCTAAAATTATCGAAATGGTAAACAGCGAAACTTTTGGGCAGCTTTTTATTTCGGATACACATCCGGAAAGAACCGAAACAATTGTAAAATCTACACATCAGAGTTATAAGATATTTAATTTGTAA
- a CDS encoding DUF2461 domain-containing protein has product MLTKESLQFLDDLKKNNNRDWFQDNKKRYEIFKKDYHQLVSDFLDAMKPLDPSLELLEVKNCTFRINRDIRFSKDKSPYKAHLGVWMSAGAKGANRSGYYVHIEKGASFIAGGFYSPEAEDLKKVRKEIAFFYDDLQEILNDKNFKKEFGSLDINENNSLKSMPRGYEKDHPAIEFLKLKSFTATQKYDISEVTQKDFVSKMSKKLIALKPLNEFINRALETEE; this is encoded by the coding sequence ATGCTCACAAAAGAATCATTGCAATTTTTAGACGATTTAAAAAAGAACAATAACAGAGACTGGTTTCAGGATAACAAAAAGCGTTATGAAATATTCAAAAAAGACTATCATCAACTGGTAAGTGATTTTCTGGATGCAATGAAACCTCTTGATCCTTCATTAGAATTATTAGAAGTTAAAAACTGTACTTTCAGAATCAATCGCGATATTCGATTTTCTAAAGACAAATCGCCTTATAAAGCCCATTTAGGCGTTTGGATGTCAGCTGGCGCAAAAGGCGCCAATCGTTCCGGATATTATGTCCATATCGAAAAAGGAGCGAGTTTTATCGCTGGCGGATTTTATTCACCTGAAGCAGAAGATTTGAAAAAAGTCCGCAAAGAAATTGCCTTTTTCTATGATGATTTACAGGAAATCCTAAATGATAAAAACTTCAAAAAAGAGTTCGGGAGTTTAGACATAAATGAAAACAACTCTCTGAAAAGCATGCCTCGAGGTTATGAAAAAGATCATCCGGCAATTGAATTTCTAAAACTGAAAAGTTTTACGGCAACTCAAAAATACGATATCTCTGAAGTAACCCAGAAAGATTTCGTTTCAAAAATGAGTAAAAAACTAATCGCTTTGAAGCCTCTAAACGAATTTATCAATCGTGCATTAGAAACTGAGGAATAA
- a CDS encoding glycosyltransferase: MKRKILFLGESYRADAITWMKGLKEFGDFEIITWELQTPNSSRFKRILEYFLSPVSIRKIIRKEKPDMVIAERTTSYGFLAALSGSKTIAIAQQGRTDLWPEESKLYPYKKFIQKYAFKKANLIHAWGPVMAVHMKTTGVDMNKVLILPKGIDLSLFTPLTNNSNKIEAIVTRSLQPEYRHDSILKAFGILNQKGIDFSLTIVGDGTRLQFLKDLAKDLKIENKVIFTGRIPNTELPKLLQQSNIYISMPITEGVSASLFEAMACNCYPIVSDIPGNQSWITHRENGQLIEIDNIEMLTEELIWSFENAESRNQATIRNRKFVEENASYDINMKVIAEKYHDILNLQNS; this comes from the coding sequence ATGAAAAGAAAAATACTTTTTCTTGGTGAATCATATCGCGCTGATGCCATCACATGGATGAAAGGCCTGAAAGAATTTGGTGATTTTGAAATCATTACCTGGGAACTTCAGACACCAAACAGTTCCAGATTCAAACGTATTCTAGAATATTTCTTATCTCCTGTTTCAATTCGAAAAATAATCAGGAAAGAAAAACCGGACATGGTTATTGCAGAAAGAACAACCAGTTATGGTTTTCTTGCTGCATTATCAGGCTCTAAAACCATTGCAATTGCACAACAAGGACGAACCGATTTATGGCCTGAAGAATCTAAATTGTATCCTTATAAAAAATTCATTCAGAAATATGCTTTCAAAAAAGCGAATTTAATTCACGCCTGGGGTCCAGTGATGGCAGTTCACATGAAAACAACCGGCGTTGACATGAACAAAGTTTTAATTCTTCCTAAAGGAATTGATTTATCACTTTTTACTCCTTTAACCAATAATTCGAACAAAATTGAAGCGATTGTAACGCGTTCGCTTCAACCGGAATATCGACATGATTCGATTTTAAAAGCTTTTGGAATTTTGAACCAGAAAGGAATTGATTTTTCTTTGACTATTGTGGGCGACGGAACAAGACTGCAATTTTTAAAAGATTTAGCGAAAGATTTAAAAATCGAAAACAAAGTGATTTTTACAGGAAGAATCCCAAACACAGAACTTCCAAAACTGTTGCAGCAATCTAATATTTACATCAGCATGCCTATTACCGAAGGTGTCTCGGCATCTTTATTTGAAGCAATGGCTTGTAATTGTTATCCCATAGTTTCAGATATTCCCGGAAATCAAAGCTGGATCACACATCGTGAAAATGGACAGCTCATTGAAATTGATAATATTGAAATGCTGACTGAAGAATTAATTTGGTCTTTTGAAAATGCTGAATCGAGAAATCAGGCGACTATTCGAAATAGAAAGTTTGTGGAAGAGAATGCGAGTTATGATATTAATATGAAGGTTATTGCGGAGAAATATCATGACATACTAAACCTGCAAAATAGTTAA
- a CDS encoding FMN-binding negative transcriptional regulator, whose protein sequence is MYTPQIYKNENQEEIRAFLKENSFGILINQTKGKLCATHIPIELELNSEGKEILQGHISKLNPQAEGFAENDQVLAVFTGPHSYISSSWYDHENVPTWNYIAVHVYGKIKIVDYETAVEQLKKLVDKYEVNSENPVRVEDLSAKTMREAKGIFGFEIEIEEIQAAKKLSQNRDDLNYKNIISELEKTKNAQSIAVAKEMSKCRK, encoded by the coding sequence ATGTACACACCACAGATCTACAAAAATGAAAATCAGGAAGAAATCAGGGCTTTTTTAAAAGAAAACAGTTTTGGAATCCTGATCAATCAGACTAAAGGAAAGTTATGTGCAACTCATATTCCGATAGAATTGGAATTGAATTCTGAAGGGAAAGAAATCTTGCAGGGGCACATTTCAAAACTGAATCCGCAGGCAGAAGGCTTTGCAGAAAATGATCAGGTTTTGGCGGTATTTACCGGTCCACATTCTTACATTTCTTCCTCTTGGTACGATCATGAAAATGTACCAACATGGAATTATATAGCCGTTCATGTTTATGGAAAAATTAAGATTGTAGATTATGAAACTGCTGTAGAACAATTGAAAAAGCTGGTTGATAAATACGAAGTGAATTCGGAAAATCCGGTTCGGGTTGAAGATTTATCTGCCAAAACAATGCGTGAAGCCAAAGGAATCTTTGGATTTGAAATAGAAATTGAAGAAATTCAGGCTGCCAAAAAACTTTCTCAGAACCGCGATGATCTTAATTATAAAAACATCATTTCAGAATTAGAGAAAACTAAAAACGCTCAGTCTATTGCAGTTGCAAAAGAAATGTCAAAATGCCGAAAGTAA
- a CDS encoding glycosyltransferase: MLIFLLYFFIAVVFIQIFYYLGIFGKFAFGKPQTITPKKLPVSVIVCAKNEEENVKKYIPLLAEQNYPDFEIVLIDDASSDETLEVFEEFEEKYSNIRLVKVKNNEAFWGNKKYALTLGIKASTKDYLLFTDADCYPNSKDWITAMSSQFTMNKTIVLGYGGYEKKERSLLNKIIRFETVLTAMQYFSWAKAGLPYMGVGRNLAYKKEEFFNVNGFIDHIQIRSGDDDLFVNQAANKANTTIAYSPESFTYSKAKETYKEWFTQKRRHVATANYYKFFDKMQLGLFYSSQLLFFLLVIILLAFQFQWIAVLALLATRYTIAWIVIGFSAGKLKENDLKVWFPIVEIVLIFTQINIFITNLFSKPVNWK; the protein is encoded by the coding sequence ATGCTTATATTTTTACTTTACTTCTTTATTGCTGTTGTATTCATACAAATTTTTTACTACTTAGGGATCTTTGGAAAGTTCGCTTTCGGTAAACCTCAAACCATTACGCCCAAAAAACTTCCGGTTTCTGTAATTGTCTGTGCAAAAAACGAAGAAGAAAATGTAAAAAAATACATTCCGCTTTTAGCAGAACAGAATTATCCTGATTTTGAAATTGTTTTAATTGATGATGCTTCAAGTGACGAGACGCTAGAAGTTTTTGAAGAATTTGAAGAAAAATATTCAAACATCCGATTAGTAAAAGTAAAAAATAACGAAGCATTTTGGGGAAATAAAAAATATGCTTTAACATTAGGTATCAAAGCCTCAACAAAAGACTACTTATTGTTTACAGACGCTGATTGCTATCCAAATTCAAAAGATTGGATTACTGCTATGAGTTCGCAATTTACAATGAACAAAACAATCGTTTTAGGATATGGAGGTTATGAAAAAAAAGAACGCTCTTTATTGAATAAAATTATTCGTTTTGAAACAGTTCTTACGGCAATGCAATATTTTTCATGGGCGAAAGCAGGACTTCCATACATGGGCGTAGGAAGAAATTTAGCTTATAAAAAAGAAGAGTTTTTTAATGTAAATGGATTTATAGATCACATCCAGATTCGTTCCGGTGATGATGATTTATTTGTAAACCAGGCAGCAAACAAAGCAAACACTACCATTGCATATAGTCCTGAAAGTTTCACTTATTCTAAAGCAAAAGAAACCTATAAAGAATGGTTTACCCAAAAAAGAAGACATGTCGCTACAGCAAATTATTATAAGTTTTTTGACAAAATGCAATTAGGTCTTTTTTACAGTTCACAATTATTGTTCTTTTTATTAGTTATTATTTTATTGGCTTTCCAATTCCAATGGATTGCTGTATTGGCATTATTGGCAACCCGATACACGATCGCCTGGATTGTAATTGGGTTTTCAGCCGGAAAATTAAAAGAAAATGACTTAAAAGTTTGGTTTCCTATTGTTGAAATTGTGCTTATATTCACGCAAATCAATATCTTTATAACTAATCTTTTTTCAAAACCAGTAAATTGGAAATAA
- a CDS encoding RNA polymerase sigma factor: MEINSKIEKAKEGDQIAFTFLLDFYWNEVYGFMLKRTENETVAEDITIETFSKAFDKIASYNPEFQFNTWLISIAKNVYIDLLRKKKSSLFIEITDNEDQQAYNIADPTPSAEDALIKEQNLSRLLLCIKELKPHYQEVIQLRYFQEMTYQEIALKINEPLSNVKVKLLRAKKLLAEIIERNR, translated from the coding sequence TTGGAAATAAATTCTAAAATAGAAAAAGCAAAAGAAGGCGATCAGATCGCCTTTACTTTTTTATTAGATTTTTATTGGAATGAAGTGTACGGTTTTATGCTCAAACGTACAGAAAATGAAACTGTTGCCGAAGATATTACTATTGAAACTTTTTCAAAAGCTTTCGACAAAATCGCAAGTTATAATCCCGAATTTCAATTCAACACCTGGTTAATCAGTATTGCAAAAAATGTTTACATTGATTTACTTCGCAAAAAGAAATCCAGTCTTTTTATAGAAATCACTGACAACGAAGATCAGCAGGCATACAACATTGCCGACCCTACCCCATCTGCCGAGGATGCATTAATTAAGGAGCAAAATTTATCCCGTCTGCTTTTATGCATCAAAGAATTAAAACCCCATTATCAGGAAGTCATTCAGTTACGATATTTTCAGGAAATGACATATCAGGAGATTGCACTCAAAATAAATGAGCCTTTAAGCAATGTAAAAGTAAAATTACTTCGGGCTAAAAAATTATTGGCAGAAATTATCGAACGTAACAGATAA
- a CDS encoding energy transducer TonB, whose translation MSKLSLYETKWTDLVFENKNKEYGAYQLRQENTKTTVTALFTALLLIATLGSLSMLAGKFTTSSTVIENLPPIDEVIRTVDLDQIIQPKTEEAVAPPAQQQQAVTQVTQASQLVNPVVTATKDAVQDIAPNKDNATVVDNTSIGTGTAVNAMPGSGGGNGAGTGTQPATGDTGNSVVSTAILDKMPEFPGGMAKFYTYVGNNFNKPELDAERTLRVYVSFVIEKDGSMTDITVKNDPGYGLGKEAIRVLKSLKTKWTPGILEGKPVRTAYNLPITIKTEME comes from the coding sequence ATGTCTAAATTAAGCCTTTACGAAACCAAATGGACTGATCTTGTTTTCGAGAACAAAAACAAAGAGTACGGCGCGTACCAATTACGTCAGGAGAATACCAAAACAACTGTTACTGCACTTTTTACGGCGTTATTATTGATCGCTACATTAGGAAGTTTGTCTATGTTGGCTGGTAAATTCACAACATCATCTACTGTAATTGAAAATCTTCCTCCCATAGATGAAGTAATTAGGACAGTAGATCTAGATCAGATAATACAACCTAAAACAGAAGAAGCAGTTGCTCCGCCAGCACAGCAACAGCAAGCTGTCACACAAGTAACACAAGCTAGTCAGTTAGTAAATCCTGTTGTCACTGCTACTAAGGATGCCGTACAAGACATTGCGCCAAACAAAGACAATGCTACAGTAGTAGATAATACTTCTATCGGAACAGGGACAGCCGTTAATGCGATGCCAGGCTCCGGAGGCGGAAATGGAGCAGGAACAGGAACTCAACCAGCAACAGGAGACACAGGAAATTCAGTTGTAAGTACAGCCATTTTAGACAAAATGCCGGAATTCCCGGGCGGAATGGCTAAGTTCTACACTTACGTTGGAAACAACTTCAACAAACCTGAACTGGACGCTGAAAGAACATTGAGAGTATATGTTTCTTTTGTTATCGAAAAAGACGGTTCAATGACTGATATCACAGTTAAAAACGATCCAGGCTACGGTTTAGGAAAAGAAGCTATACGTGTTCTAAAATCATTAAAAACAAAATGGACTCCGGGAATATTGGAAGGAAAACCGGTGCGAACAGCATATAATCTTCCGATCACGATAAAAACAGAAATGGAATAA
- a CDS encoding PH domain-containing protein, which translates to MGIFSAILGNASSVSQEDLIKKYGQLLTDNEQFEIGFKLIRDTFIFTNKRLILVDVQGITGSKTEYKSIAYKSITRFSVETAGTFDLDAELKIWVSSEQQPSIVKQFNKSVNVYDVQKVLAHHVLG; encoded by the coding sequence ATGGGAATATTTTCAGCTATCCTTGGTAACGCAAGTTCTGTAAGCCAGGAAGATTTAATTAAAAAATACGGACAGCTTTTGACTGATAATGAGCAATTTGAAATAGGATTCAAATTAATCCGTGACACTTTTATCTTTACAAACAAAAGATTAATTTTAGTTGACGTACAGGGAATCACAGGCAGCAAAACAGAATATAAATCAATTGCATATAAAAGCATTACACGATTTAGTGTAGAAACTGCCGGAACTTTTGACCTTGACGCCGAATTAAAAATCTGGGTTTCAAGTGAACAACAGCCGAGTATTGTGAAGCAATTCAATAAATCGGTAAATGTATATGATGTTCAAAAAGTATTGGCACATCATGTTTTAGGCTAA